In a genomic window of uncultured Flavobacterium sp.:
- the ubiE gene encoding bifunctional demethylmenaquinone methyltransferase/2-methoxy-6-polyprenyl-1,4-benzoquinol methylase UbiE, whose translation MSEKITPYKDSSLGKKEQVAQMFDNISGNYDNLNRVISFGIDVKWRKKVLKIVSDTKPKIILDIATGTGDLAILMAQTNAEKIIGLDISAGMLEVGRKKVEEKKLSSVIDLVLGDSENIPFEDNYFDAITVGFGVRNFENLEKGFSEILRVLKPNGVFVILETSVPDKTPYKQGYNFYSKNILPIIGKLFSKDNSAYGYLSESAAAFPYGEKLNNILRKIGFIDVVALPQTFGVATIYSASKK comes from the coding sequence ATGTCTGAAAAAATAACTCCATATAAAGACTCTTCTTTAGGCAAGAAAGAGCAAGTTGCCCAAATGTTTGATAACATTTCTGGGAACTACGACAATTTAAATCGCGTAATTTCTTTTGGAATCGATGTTAAATGGCGCAAAAAAGTATTGAAAATTGTTTCGGATACAAAACCTAAAATCATTCTTGATATCGCTACAGGAACTGGTGACTTAGCTATTTTAATGGCACAAACTAATGCCGAAAAAATAATTGGACTGGATATTTCAGCTGGAATGCTTGAAGTTGGAAGAAAGAAGGTAGAAGAAAAAAAACTTTCTAGTGTTATTGATTTAGTTTTGGGAGATTCTGAAAACATCCCTTTCGAAGACAATTATTTTGACGCTATAACTGTTGGTTTTGGAGTTCGAAATTTTGAAAATCTGGAAAAAGGTTTTTCTGAAATATTAAGAGTTTTAAAACCAAATGGTGTTTTTGTAATCTTAGAAACATCTGTACCGGACAAAACACCATACAAACAAGGATATAATTTTTACAGTAAAAACATACTTCCAATCATAGGAAAATTGTTTTCTAAAGACAATTCTGCTTACGGTTATTTATCTGAATCTGCTGCTGCTTTTCCTTATGGAGAAAAGTTAAACAATATTTTGAGAAAAATTGGGTTTATAGATGTTGTAGCTTTGCCTCAAACTTTTGGTGTTGCAACCATTTATTCTGCGTCTAAAAAATAG
- a CDS encoding dihydrofolate reductase, producing MIIMIAAVAENNALGKNNELVWHLPNDFKRFKSLTTNHHIIMGRKTFESFPKPLPNRVHVIITRQTDYNPEGCIVVDSIEKAIAACPENEDSYIIGGGEIYNLGLPYADIIEITKVHHTFEADTFFPKISESEWQLVETEENFKDEKHLYDYTYETYIKK from the coding sequence ATGATTATAATGATAGCGGCTGTTGCCGAAAATAATGCCCTTGGAAAAAATAATGAATTGGTTTGGCACTTGCCAAATGATTTTAAAAGATTCAAATCGCTTACAACCAATCATCATATTATTATGGGAAGAAAAACTTTTGAGAGTTTTCCAAAACCATTACCTAACCGAGTTCACGTAATAATTACACGCCAAACAGATTATAATCCGGAAGGCTGTATTGTTGTCGATAGTATTGAAAAAGCAATTGCAGCATGTCCTGAAAATGAAGATTCATACATTATTGGCGGAGGTGAAATTTACAATCTGGGATTGCCTTATGCAGATATTATCGAAATAACAAAAGTGCATCATACTTTTGAAGCTGATACTTTTTTTCCTAAAATTAGCGAGAGTGAATGGCAACTTGTAGAAACGGAAGAAAATTTTAAAGATGAAAAACATCTTTATGATTATACTTATGAAACTTATATTAAGAAATAA
- a CDS encoding 2TM domain-containing protein has product MEKEVHEQYEYARRRLKQKKVLYFHFVLFLLGGLFLFVANRFFGFGDSTNQNWCIWAITIWFFLFILHFIKVYITDRFMNKKWEREQIDRLVALQQKRISQLESRINEDTEK; this is encoded by the coding sequence ATGGAAAAAGAAGTACACGAACAATACGAATATGCCAGGAGAAGACTCAAGCAAAAAAAAGTGCTTTATTTTCATTTTGTGCTTTTTCTGCTAGGAGGATTATTTTTATTTGTGGCTAACAGATTTTTTGGTTTTGGAGATTCTACCAACCAAAATTGGTGTATTTGGGCTATAACAATATGGTTCTTTCTCTTTATTTTACACTTTATAAAAGTTTATATTACGGACCGTTTCATGAATAAAAAATGGGAAAGAGAACAAATTGACAGACTTGTTGCTTTACAGCAAAAAAGAATCAGTCAATTAGAATCCAGAATAAATGAGGATACAGAAAAATAA
- a CDS encoding isoamylase early set domain-containing protein has product MSLKKQFIKTKPVVKVTFSIDAKDANSAAVVGDFNNWNIEEGTLSKLKNGTFKATYDLVKDAIYEFKYIIDGSYVNDPEADSYKWNDFAGSENSVLVV; this is encoded by the coding sequence ATGTCTTTGAAAAAACAATTTATCAAAACGAAGCCGGTAGTTAAAGTAACATTTTCTATTGATGCTAAAGATGCAAATTCGGCTGCGGTTGTAGGAGATTTCAACAACTGGAATATTGAAGAAGGAACTTTAAGTAAGTTAAAAAACGGAACTTTTAAAGCTACTTATGACTTAGTAAAAGATGCAATTTACGAGTTTAAGTATATAATTGACGGAAGTTATGTTAATGATCCTGAGGCAGATTCTTATAAATGGAATGATTTTGCGGGAAGCGAAAACAGCGTTTTAGTTGTATAA
- a CDS encoding thymidylate synthase: protein MKQYLDLVKHVLENGNQKGDRTGTGTKSVFGYQMRFDLSEGFPMVTTKKLHLKSIIYELLWFLKGDTNIKYLQENGVKIWDAWADSNGDLGPVYGHQWRNWNSEEIDQISELITELKTNPNSRRMLVSAWNPSVLPDTKKSFEENVANNKAALPPCHAFFQFYVTSPDTEKGETKGKLSCQLYQRSADIFLGVPFNIASYALLTMMIAQVCDLEYGEFIHTFGDAHIYNNHFEQLELQLTREPKPLPKMILNPEIKNIFDFDYNDFTLVDYEPHAGIKGSVAV, encoded by the coding sequence ATGAAGCAATACTTAGATTTAGTAAAACACGTTTTAGAAAACGGCAATCAAAAAGGAGACCGAACCGGAACCGGAACAAAAAGTGTTTTTGGTTACCAAATGCGTTTTGATTTAAGTGAAGGTTTCCCAATGGTTACAACCAAAAAATTACACTTAAAATCGATCATTTACGAATTGCTTTGGTTCTTAAAAGGCGATACAAATATTAAATATCTTCAGGAAAACGGAGTGAAAATCTGGGATGCATGGGCAGATTCTAACGGAGATTTAGGACCTGTTTACGGACATCAATGGCGTAATTGGAATAGCGAAGAAATTGATCAGATATCTGAATTAATTACAGAGCTAAAAACAAATCCAAACAGCCGCAGAATGTTGGTTTCAGCATGGAATCCTTCTGTTTTGCCGGATACCAAAAAGTCATTTGAGGAAAACGTAGCCAATAACAAAGCTGCTTTACCTCCTTGTCATGCGTTTTTTCAGTTTTATGTAACAAGTCCTGATACTGAAAAAGGAGAAACTAAGGGAAAATTATCTTGTCAATTGTATCAACGAAGTGCTGATATCTTTTTAGGAGTTCCTTTTAATATAGCTTCTTACGCTTTATTGACAATGATGATTGCTCAGGTTTGCGATTTAGAATATGGAGAATTCATTCACACTTTTGGAGACGCCCACATTTACAACAATCATTTTGAACAATTAGAATTGCAATTGACTCGTGAGCCAAAACCATTACCAAAAATGATTTTGAACCCAGAGATTAAAAACATTTTTGATTTTGATTATAATGACTTCACTCTTGTAGATTACGAGCCACATGCCGGCATTAAAGGAAGTGTTGCTGTATAA
- a CDS encoding bifunctional nuclease family protein, with protein sequence MSLVKLSIKGISYSQTQNGAYALILNEVDGERKLPIVIGAFEAQSIAIALEKEIKPPRPLTHDLFKNFAERFDIVVKQVIIHKLVDGVFYSSLICERDKIEEIIDARTSDAIALALRFNAPIFTYKNILDKAGIYLKSNTAETDQGSQEIDDVLSNPETFGHEEETNQSGDLYAKHSLQELNELLDQAVSQEDYEKAAKIRDEISKR encoded by the coding sequence ATGAGTCTAGTAAAATTATCCATAAAAGGAATTTCATACAGTCAAACTCAAAATGGCGCTTATGCCTTAATTTTGAATGAAGTCGATGGCGAAAGAAAATTACCTATAGTTATTGGTGCTTTTGAAGCACAGTCAATCGCTATTGCTTTAGAAAAAGAAATAAAACCTCCTCGTCCGTTAACACACGATTTGTTCAAAAACTTCGCCGAAAGATTTGATATTGTCGTAAAACAAGTGATTATTCACAAACTTGTTGATGGTGTTTTTTATTCGAGTTTAATCTGCGAAAGAGATAAAATCGAAGAAATTATCGATGCGAGAACTTCTGATGCAATTGCATTGGCATTACGTTTTAATGCTCCAATTTTCACTTATAAAAACATTCTGGACAAAGCAGGGATTTATCTAAAATCAAATACTGCCGAAACAGATCAGGGTTCTCAGGAAATTGATGATGTACTTTCTAATCCGGAAACTTTTGGACATGAAGAAGAAACAAATCAATCTGGAGATCTTTATGCAAAACATAGTCTACAGGAACTAAATGAACTTTTAGATCAGGCAGTTTCTCAGGAAGATTATGAAAAAGCAGCAAAAATCAGAGACGAAATCTCGAAAAGATAA
- a CDS encoding electron transfer flavoprotein subunit alpha/FixB family protein codes for MSILIYAESAEGKFKKVAFELASYAKKVAETLGTTVTALTVNISDVSELSKYGVDKVLKVNNDKLAGFTAKAYADVIKQAAEKEGTKVVLLSSTTDSIYLSSLVAVALNAGFASNVVGLPISTSPFQVKRNAFSNKAFNITEISTDVKVLGLAKNSYGIFESAGSATEEDFNPTIGDNDFGVKVESVEKVTGKVSIADADVVVSGGRGLKGPENWGLVEDLAAVLGAATACSKPVSDLGWRPHSEHVGQTGKPVATNLYIAIGISGAIQHIAGINSSKVKVVINNDPEAPFFKVADYGVVGDAFEIVPKLIEKLKAFKAQHS; via the coding sequence ATGTCAATATTAATATATGCAGAATCTGCAGAAGGAAAATTTAAAAAAGTTGCTTTTGAATTAGCTTCTTACGCTAAAAAAGTAGCCGAAACTTTAGGAACAACTGTAACCGCTTTAACAGTTAACATTAGTGATGTAAGCGAGTTATCTAAATACGGAGTTGATAAAGTATTAAAAGTAAACAACGATAAATTAGCAGGTTTTACAGCAAAGGCTTACGCCGATGTTATCAAACAAGCTGCTGAAAAAGAAGGAACAAAAGTAGTTTTACTTTCTTCGACTACAGACAGTATTTATCTTTCATCATTAGTTGCAGTGGCTTTAAATGCTGGTTTTGCTTCTAACGTTGTTGGATTACCAATAAGCACTTCTCCTTTTCAGGTAAAAAGAAATGCTTTCTCAAACAAAGCTTTCAACATTACTGAAATCAGTACAGATGTAAAAGTTCTTGGTTTAGCTAAAAACTCTTACGGAATTTTCGAAAGTGCAGGATCTGCAACTGAAGAAGACTTTAACCCAACAATTGGAGACAATGATTTTGGAGTAAAAGTAGAATCTGTAGAAAAAGTAACAGGAAAAGTTTCTATCGCTGATGCTGATGTTGTAGTTTCTGGCGGACGTGGATTGAAAGGTCCAGAAAACTGGGGATTGGTAGAAGATTTAGCTGCTGTACTTGGTGCTGCAACTGCATGTTCTAAACCGGTTTCTGATTTAGGATGGAGACCTCACAGCGAGCACGTTGGACAAACAGGAAAACCAGTTGCAACTAACTTATATATTGCAATAGGAATCTCTGGAGCGATCCAACATATTGCTGGTATCAACTCATCAAAAGTAAAAGTGGTTATCAATAATGACCCAGAAGCTCCTTTCTTTAAAGTGGCTGATTATGGAGTTGTTGGAGATGCATTCGAAATTGTACCTAAGTTAATTGAGAAATTAAAAGCTTTTAAAGCTCAACATTCTTAA
- a CDS encoding electron transfer flavoprotein subunit beta/FixA family protein, with the protein MKILVCISHVPDTTSKINFSNGDSEFDTNGVQYVINPNDEFGLTRAIWFQEQQGATVTVVNVGGPDTEPTLRKALAIGANEAIRVNANPTDGFFVAKQLAEVIKNGGYDLVIAGKESLDYNGGMVPGMIAGILGSNFLNSCTALTVDGNNVKAVREIDGGKETVSTTLPLIIGGQKGLVEEKDLRIPNMRGIMTARTKALTILEPVDAPVNTKAVKFEKPAPKSAVKLVSPDNLDELINLLHNEAKVI; encoded by the coding sequence ATGAAAATATTAGTTTGCATCAGCCACGTGCCTGATACTACTTCAAAAATCAACTTCTCCAATGGTGATTCAGAATTCGATACCAATGGTGTACAATATGTAATTAATCCTAATGACGAGTTTGGTCTGACACGTGCAATTTGGTTTCAAGAACAACAAGGTGCAACTGTAACTGTTGTTAATGTTGGAGGTCCTGATACTGAGCCAACTTTGCGTAAAGCATTGGCAATTGGTGCAAACGAAGCTATTCGTGTAAACGCGAATCCAACTGATGGTTTTTTTGTTGCAAAACAACTTGCCGAAGTAATTAAAAACGGAGGTTACGATCTTGTAATTGCAGGAAAAGAATCTCTTGACTATAATGGTGGAATGGTTCCTGGAATGATCGCAGGAATTTTAGGTTCTAACTTTTTAAATTCTTGTACAGCATTAACTGTTGACGGAAATAATGTAAAAGCAGTTCGTGAAATCGATGGTGGAAAAGAAACTGTAAGCACAACTTTACCATTAATTATTGGTGGACAAAAAGGTCTTGTTGAAGAAAAAGATCTTCGTATTCCAAACATGAGAGGAATTATGACTGCAAGAACAAAAGCTCTTACTATTCTTGAGCCGGTTGACGCTCCAGTAAATACAAAAGCGGTGAAATTTGAAAAACCAGCTCCAAAATCAGCAGTAAAATTAGTTTCTCCTGATAATTTAGATGAGTTAATCAATTTATTACACAACGAAGCGAAAGTAATCTAG
- a CDS encoding pyruvate dehydrogenase complex E1 component subunit beta has product MRTIQFREAICEAMSEEMRHDESIYLMGEEVAEYNGAYKASKGMLAEFGEKRVIDTPIAELGFTGIAVGSAMNGCRPIVEYMTFNFCLVGIDQIINNAAKMRQMTGGQFNVPIVFRGPTASAGQLGATHSQALENWFANTPGLKVVVPSTPYDAKGLLKSAIRDNDPVIFMESEQMYGDKGEVPDGEYTIPLGVADIKREGKDVTIVSFGKIIKEAFIAADELAKEGISCEIIDLRTVRPMDKDTILTSVKKTNRLVILEEAWPFASVSSEITYIVQEQAFDFLDAPIQRITTADTPAPYSPVLLKDWLPNAADVVKAVKKVMYK; this is encoded by the coding sequence ATGAGAACAATACAATTTAGAGAGGCCATTTGTGAAGCGATGAGCGAAGAAATGCGTCACGATGAATCCATATATTTAATGGGCGAAGAAGTTGCAGAATATAATGGAGCTTACAAAGCTTCAAAAGGAATGCTTGCTGAGTTTGGCGAAAAAAGAGTAATCGATACTCCAATTGCTGAGCTTGGTTTTACAGGAATTGCAGTAGGATCAGCTATGAACGGTTGTCGTCCTATTGTTGAGTATATGACATTCAACTTCTGTTTAGTAGGTATTGATCAAATTATAAATAACGCTGCTAAAATGCGTCAAATGACAGGAGGACAATTTAATGTGCCTATCGTTTTTCGTGGACCAACTGCTTCTGCAGGACAATTAGGAGCTACTCACTCACAAGCTTTAGAGAACTGGTTTGCTAATACTCCTGGACTTAAAGTTGTTGTACCTTCAACTCCTTATGATGCAAAAGGACTTTTAAAATCTGCAATTCGTGATAATGATCCTGTAATTTTTATGGAATCTGAGCAAATGTATGGTGATAAAGGTGAAGTGCCAGACGGAGAATATACAATTCCGTTAGGAGTTGCTGATATTAAACGTGAAGGAAAAGATGTAACAATTGTTTCTTTTGGAAAAATCATTAAAGAAGCTTTTATCGCTGCTGATGAATTAGCAAAAGAAGGAATTTCATGTGAAATTATCGATTTAAGAACAGTTCGTCCAATGGATAAAGATACTATTCTTACATCTGTTAAAAAGACAAACCGTTTAGTGATATTAGAAGAAGCTTGGCCATTTGCAAGTGTTTCATCTGAAATTACATATATCGTTCAGGAACAAGCTTTTGATTTCCTTGACGCACCAATTCAACGTATTACTACTGCTGATACACCAGCACCTTACTCTCCTGTTTTACTAAAAGACTGGTTGCCAAACGCAGCTGATGTAGTAAAAGCAGTAAAGAAAGTAATGTACAAATAG
- a CDS encoding DUF5686 family protein: MKKIILLSLFFVFAFVNIATAQTKVSGIVLDKTNQPVPFANVVFKGSNIGIVSNEDGRFYLESPNTYTALLITSAGFSDREVPLEKAVNYDFKIVLSEAEALNEVVIFTGKTSKKNNPALDILRKIWERKRKNGLYQFNQYQMQKYEKVEFDMNTIDSAFMKNKLFKGMEFVFNHVDTSDVTGKTYLPIFINESVYDVYGDNKLKKTKENITGSKTSGFNGNQQILAFVKDLYSDYNIYDNHLKFFDKSFTSPLSRTGIDVYNYVLKDSAYIDKKWCYNIVFYPRRKNELTFKGDFWVNDTTFAIKKINMGVTKSANINWVKDIYIEQEFEVENDSVFLLTRDYMMSDFALNKKEKSKGVYGKRTTLYRNHKFNLPKPEKFYKEEVNYIDNAVYDRPPEFWDENRFEKLNKDEAGIYKMLDTLQTVKRFKQLYSLVSILGSGYVEFKNFDYGPIFSTFGYNEVEGLRVRVGGRTYFGPNDPWRLQAYTAYGFDDNKFKYGVSGKWMVDKQKRVIISGGNRRDIEQIGASLTTTNDILGRSFASSALFTTGSNGKLTNINLSNVSVEMEPIKNFVVSAGVSYRTLESASPTFSLDYYTTLPTPANPAGVIQSAVKQFEANVQFELMPKRKTIGFGVERDLVDSPFTHFFVNFSYGLKGVMQSDFAYEKIQLYYKQPIIIGPLGRSNIILETGKTFGTIPLGLMSVIPGNQTYFTIENTFSNLNFYEFITDQYTTLQWNHDFGGRLFARIPFMRKLNWREFVGVKGVYGTISNANRAINASDQPYNAPENVYWEYNAGIGNIFKVFRIDFSWRGSYLNTPDANKFAVKGSFGFYF; encoded by the coding sequence ATAAAAAAAATAATTTTACTCAGCCTATTTTTTGTATTCGCTTTTGTGAATATTGCTACTGCACAAACTAAAGTGAGTGGAATTGTTTTGGATAAAACAAATCAGCCTGTTCCATTTGCTAACGTTGTTTTTAAAGGTTCAAATATTGGAATAGTTTCTAATGAAGATGGTCGTTTTTATTTGGAATCACCAAATACATATACCGCTTTATTAATTACATCAGCAGGATTTTCAGATCGTGAAGTTCCTTTGGAAAAAGCCGTAAATTATGATTTTAAAATTGTTTTAAGCGAAGCCGAAGCATTGAATGAAGTTGTAATTTTTACAGGAAAAACATCCAAAAAGAATAATCCGGCATTGGATATTTTGAGAAAAATTTGGGAACGAAAACGTAAAAACGGTTTGTACCAATTCAATCAATATCAAATGCAAAAGTACGAGAAAGTTGAGTTTGATATGAACACAATTGACAGTGCTTTTATGAAGAATAAACTCTTTAAAGGAATGGAGTTTGTCTTTAATCACGTTGATACTTCGGATGTTACCGGAAAAACATACTTGCCTATTTTTATCAACGAATCAGTATATGATGTTTACGGAGATAATAAATTAAAGAAAACAAAAGAAAATATTACAGGAAGTAAAACCTCTGGATTTAACGGAAATCAACAAATTCTGGCATTTGTAAAAGACCTTTATTCAGATTATAATATTTACGACAATCACCTTAAATTTTTTGATAAAAGTTTTACAAGTCCGCTTTCAAGAACCGGAATCGACGTTTATAACTATGTATTAAAAGACAGTGCTTATATTGACAAAAAATGGTGTTATAATATCGTTTTTTATCCAAGACGAAAAAATGAATTGACCTTTAAAGGAGATTTCTGGGTAAACGATACCACTTTTGCTATCAAGAAAATTAATATGGGCGTGACCAAAAGTGCCAATATTAACTGGGTAAAAGATATTTATATCGAACAAGAGTTTGAAGTAGAAAACGATTCTGTTTTTCTATTAACGCGTGATTACATGATGTCTGATTTTGCTTTGAATAAAAAAGAAAAATCAAAAGGCGTTTACGGAAAACGAACGACTTTATATAGAAATCATAAATTTAATCTTCCTAAACCAGAGAAGTTTTATAAAGAAGAAGTCAATTATATAGACAATGCTGTTTATGATCGACCGCCCGAATTTTGGGATGAAAATCGTTTCGAAAAATTGAATAAAGACGAAGCAGGAATCTACAAAATGTTAGATACTTTGCAAACGGTCAAGAGATTCAAGCAACTTTATAGTTTAGTTTCTATTTTGGGAAGTGGTTATGTCGAGTTCAAAAACTTCGATTACGGACCCATTTTCTCTACATTTGGCTACAACGAAGTCGAAGGATTAAGAGTTAGAGTAGGAGGAAGAACATATTTTGGACCAAACGATCCTTGGCGTTTACAAGCTTACACCGCTTACGGTTTTGACGACAATAAATTCAAATACGGAGTTTCAGGTAAATGGATGGTTGATAAACAAAAACGTGTTATAATTTCTGGAGGAAATAGGCGAGACATCGAGCAAATTGGAGCTAGTTTAACCACTACAAATGATATTTTAGGGCGAAGTTTTGCTTCATCTGCATTATTTACAACTGGAAGTAACGGGAAATTAACCAATATTAATTTGAGCAATGTTTCTGTAGAAATGGAGCCAATTAAAAACTTTGTAGTTTCGGCTGGTGTATCTTATAGAACATTAGAATCAGCATCACCAACCTTTAGTTTAGATTATTACACCACTTTGCCAACGCCCGCAAATCCTGCCGGAGTTATACAAAGTGCAGTAAAACAGTTTGAGGCTAATGTTCAGTTCGAATTAATGCCAAAACGTAAAACGATTGGTTTTGGAGTAGAACGTGATCTTGTTGATAGTCCGTTTACTCATTTCTTTGTGAATTTTAGTTATGGCCTAAAAGGAGTGATGCAAAGTGATTTCGCTTACGAAAAAATACAATTATATTACAAACAGCCTATTATTATAGGGCCATTAGGAAGATCAAATATTATCCTTGAAACCGGAAAAACATTTGGTACAATTCCGTTAGGATTAATGAGTGTAATTCCGGGTAACCAGACTTATTTTACGATCGAAAATACGTTTAGTAACCTAAATTTCTACGAATTCATAACCGATCAGTATACCACTTTACAATGGAATCATGATTTTGGTGGAAGATTATTTGCCAGAATTCCATTTATGAGAAAATTGAATTGGAGAGAATTTGTTGGGGTAAAAGGAGTTTACGGAACTATTTCTAATGCCAATAGAGCAATAAATGCTTCGGACCAACCTTATAATGCACCAGAAAATGTGTATTGGGAATATAACGCCGGAATTGGAAATATCTTTAAAGTTTTCCGAATTGATTTCTCTTGGAGAGGAAGCTATTTAAACACACCAGATGCCAATAAATTTGCAGTAAAAGGATCTTTTGGATTTTATTTCTAA
- a CDS encoding acyltransferase family protein, translating into MSENQVGNKMSWTTNLRVVATISVILVHVTAEILYQYGYVSNFVWWTGNVYDSFVRFCVPVFVMLTGVLMLSRTYELGEFLKKRFSRIVLPFLFWSFVYAMFALNDNISAGHEMSFSEIIEWVIHLLLNGSSYHLWYIYMIIGIYLFVPIISKWIQNATEKEILYFIFIWIFTLFINQPALCRFRINVDLTYFSGFIGYLVLGYYLSIKSFSFPKRIINAAALFLVFVGVSITIFGTYFLSRDNNSFEEYFYNYNTLNILMVSVGLFLFFKNLEITNSVVLKISNFISKYSYGIYLIHVLILRFLWTIKIDYDFINPVFAIPLVTLMCLFISTLIIYSINKLPYGKYISG; encoded by the coding sequence ATGAGTGAAAACCAAGTGGGTAATAAAATGAGCTGGACAACTAATCTAAGAGTTGTAGCAACGATTAGTGTAATTCTTGTACATGTAACAGCAGAGATTTTATATCAATATGGTTATGTCTCAAATTTTGTTTGGTGGACTGGAAATGTTTATGATAGTTTTGTGCGTTTTTGCGTGCCTGTTTTTGTGATGCTAACAGGAGTTTTGATGTTAAGCAGAACATACGAATTAGGCGAATTCCTTAAAAAAAGATTTTCCCGAATAGTTTTACCTTTCTTGTTTTGGAGTTTTGTTTATGCAATGTTTGCACTAAATGATAATATTTCGGCAGGTCATGAAATGTCTTTTTCGGAAATTATCGAATGGGTAATTCATCTATTACTAAATGGCAGCTCCTATCATCTCTGGTATATTTATATGATTATCGGAATATATCTATTCGTGCCAATCATAAGTAAATGGATTCAAAATGCTACTGAAAAAGAGATCTTGTATTTTATATTCATATGGATATTCACCCTATTTATTAATCAGCCAGCTTTATGTAGATTCCGAATTAATGTTGATTTAACTTATTTTTCAGGGTTTATAGGATATTTGGTTTTAGGATATTATTTGTCAATCAAATCTTTTTCGTTTCCCAAAAGAATAATTAATGCAGCTGCGCTATTTTTAGTATTTGTTGGAGTGAGTATTACAATATTTGGAACCTATTTTTTATCCCGCGATAACAATAGTTTTGAAGAGTATTTTTATAATTATAATACTCTAAATATTTTAATGGTTTCAGTTGGTCTTTTTCTTTTTTTTAAGAATCTGGAAATTACCAATTCTGTAGTATTAAAAATCAGTAATTTTATCAGTAAATACAGTTACGGAATTTACTTAATACACGTTTTAATTTTACGATTCTTGTGGACAATTAAAATAGATTATGATTTTATAAATCCGGTATTTGCTATTCCTTTAGTAACTTTAATGTGTCTCTTCATTTCTACTTTGATTATATATTCTATAAATAAATTGCCTTATGGTAAATATATATCGGGATAG
- a CDS encoding DNA-3-methyladenine glycosylase 2 family protein: protein MQEAIDFLSTKNPIFQEIIDKYGLPPIPKRPQGFETLVLLILEQQVSVDSAKATFLKIKAYTTCNPETMSILSDEEFRNLGVSRQKTKYIKILAEAVLNKELDIESLSTKSAQEVREELIKLKGIGNWTIDIYLMFCLQEPDLIPLGDIAVINTIKELLDIHDKQEMEIHAKQWSPYRSYATYLLWHYYLNKRNRKITY, encoded by the coding sequence ATGCAAGAAGCTATAGATTTTCTATCAACTAAAAATCCAATATTTCAAGAAATTATCGACAAATATGGATTGCCTCCAATCCCAAAACGTCCGCAAGGTTTTGAAACATTGGTTTTGTTAATTCTCGAACAACAAGTTTCTGTAGATTCGGCGAAAGCCACATTTTTAAAAATCAAAGCTTATACAACTTGCAATCCGGAAACGATGTCTATTTTATCAGACGAAGAATTTCGGAACCTTGGCGTAAGTCGGCAAAAAACAAAATATATCAAAATTTTAGCAGAAGCTGTTTTAAACAAAGAATTAGATATAGAAAGTCTCTCCACAAAATCTGCACAAGAAGTACGGGAAGAACTCATTAAACTAAAAGGAATCGGAAATTGGACAATTGATATCTACCTCATGTTTTGTTTGCAAGAACCTGATTTAATTCCGTTGGGAGATATTGCAGTCATAAATACCATCAAAGAATTACTTGATATTCACGACAAACAAGAAATGGAAATCCATGCAAAACAATGGAGTCCGTATCGTTCTTATGCGACATATTTGCTCTGGCATTATTACTTAAATAAGCGAAACAGGAAAATTACCTATTAA